The Plectropomus leopardus isolate mb chromosome 7, YSFRI_Pleo_2.0, whole genome shotgun sequence genome window below encodes:
- the crabp2a gene encoding cellular retinoic acid-binding protein 2a gives MERKIPDFAGTWSMKSSENFEELLKKLGVNVMLRMIAVKAASNPLVEITQDGETLSIKTSTTVRTTHITFTVGQEFNEATVDGRPCTSFPRWETDSKITCEQTLQKGEGPKTSWTREITKDGKLILTMGADDVICTRVYERQ, from the exons ATGGAGCGCAAAATCCCTGATTTCGCCGGCACATGGTCAATGAAGAGTTCTGAAAACTTTGAAGAACTCTTGAAAAAGCTGG gtgtgaatgtgatgcTGCGCATGATAGCTGTGAAGGCAGCCTCCAACCCACTGGTGGAGATCACGCAGGACGGAGAGACACTGTCCATTAAAACCTCAACCACAGTCCGCACCACTCACATCACCTTCACTGTGGGGCAGGAGTTCAACGAGGCCACGGTGGACGGACGTCCCTGCACG AGTTTTCCACGTTGGGAAACCGACAGTAAGATCACATGTGAGCAGACTCTGCAGAAAGGAGAAGGGCCTAAGACGTCCTGGACCCGAGAGATCACCAAAGACGGCAAACTGATCCTG ACTATGGGAGCAGATGATGTGATATGCACCAGAGTCTACGAGCGACAATGA